The Choristoneura fumiferana chromosome 10, NRCan_CFum_1, whole genome shotgun sequence genome has a segment encoding these proteins:
- the LOC141431789 gene encoding uncharacterized protein, which translates to MAEPRAEPAMAQDVPPVTQEEIFRAVCRLKGAPKAPGPDGVPGKVLHIALKHLGGRLSALFDECLAVGRFPRCWKEGRLVLLRKEGRPADSPSGHRPLVMLDETGKLLERVIASRINQHLADVGPNLSEGQFGFRVGRSTLDALSALKGFTAEAAERGQGVMAVSLDIANAFGSLPFEVIGEALRYHGVPLYLQRIVEHYLTDRVVLYMGRGGSRMARPVTCGVPQGSVLGPLLWNIGYDWVIRGAVLPRMAIICFADDTLVAVRDTTYEEVARRAEVGASMVVDRIGALGLRVSLSKTEALCFRGPRWRLPRGACLRINGETVEVKAHIKYLGLTLDGSWKFEEHFRQMAPRLVGAAGALSRLLPNVGGPDAPCRRLFAGVIRSMALYGAPIWAGALTARTKSLLRKPQRVMAVRMCRAYRTVGWAAACALAGTPPWEIEAEMLAEAYRVRCERRDHGEVSLAPQELVRDRELGKERVMERWVDELADAEYGIRTIEAIRPVLLEWCKRSHGALTFRLVQVLSGHGCFGRYLHRVAGREMTPSCHECGAGEDTAQHTLEVCPAWSDRRRNLAAEIGGDLSLPSVINAMLGSESSWEAVSSFCEEVISQKEEREREPGDNGDAEAVGPLPIAERKSVPLRDCHVHLIRQKSPNTSNQEPELRANTSSDVSFASQGTGGRESSGKSKLENIPEGAERVKQKRKRFRPASSVLSSSDEESTGLSAEGQKPQTRGRGRPPTTGKYAGLAKAKEAYNRALREELRLKAELEVQDMQIKTRQGYQRGISGRNDPEGTSANKDLGQQVTDSVAIINKVAVTSKNLSGGYIKCLKDAAAAIADAFSELSKRTATDETARLQADNNRLQAEVASLRKELADLKRDFEGMRKQGSPQPPPTGHVETELPPAQPPSTRIEESRGAGNPTAMDMDTLCQAVMAQVGSYLDAHLAGIQDRLLPERAVQQAAEDAASGHASAGPRRKNGRKKKIKKAEGDKQPPPLPPPLPPPRPPPPPEKPDKWTRVEKKGRRKKSKNQKKKEVDTPKGKRKKGANKLRPPRSAAVVMTLLEPKATESGADFGSVLADAKRKVRLEDLGISGLRLRKAQTGAYIMEIPGTTSGDKADALAKKLVEVTDPTVVRVSRPIKCAELRISGLDESVLSTDVVTAVAHVGGCAEAEIRPGEIIYGRSGLGTVWLRCPVPAAKKVVEAGRLLVGWVSAQVKLLDARPLRCFRCLEVGHVKAKCKAAVDRSLLCYRCGCPGHVASACAAAPHCVLCAEAGLAANHKVGSKACNPQKSKKGKTDKGPQSASQPNTQKGSTSEPRAEEEGMVTE; encoded by the exons ATGGCAGAGCCCAGAGCGGAGCCGGCGATGGCCCAAGACGTTCCCCCGGTAACACAGGAGGAGATTTTCCGGGCGGTGTGCCGACTTAAAGGTGCCCCCAAAGCGCCGGGGCCGGATGGGGTGCCCGGAAAAGTCCTGCACATTGCCCTGAAGCACCTCGGGGGCCGCCTCAGTGCGCTATTCGACGAGTGTCTAGCGGTGGGGCGGTTCCCGAGATGTTGGAAGGAGGGAAGATTGGTCCTGCTCCGGAAGGAGGGTCGACCAGCTGACTCCCCCTCCGGCCACAGGCCGCTAGTGATGCTGGATGAGACGGGAAAGCTACTCGAAAGAGTCATAGCTTCCCGTATCAACCAGCACCTAGCGGACGTAGGACCAAACCTCTCGGAGGGCCAATTCGGGTTCCGGGTGGGGCGTTCCACCTTGGACGCACTATCCGCCCTGAAAGGGTTCACCGCAGAGGCAGCCGAGAGGGGCCAGGGGGTGATGGCGGTATCGCTAGACATCGCCAATGCCTTCGGGTCCCTCCCTTTCGAGGTGATAGGGGAGGCACTCCGATACCACGGGGTGCCCCTCTATCTTCAAAGGATCGTGGAGCACTACTTGACGGATCGGGTGGTGCTTTACATGGGAAGAGGGGGCTCACGGATGGCCAGGCCAGTAACCTGCGGTGTTCCACAGGGGTCCGTATTAGGACCCCTGCTCTGGAACATCGGATACGACTGGGTCATCCGCGGAGCGGTGCTGCCCCGAATGGCAATAATCTGCTTTGCGGATGACACTCTTGTCGCCGTTCGGGACACCACCTATGAGGAGGTTGCCAGGAGAGCGGAGGTAGGCGCGTCAATGGTGGTCGACCGGATTGGGGCCTTGGGGCTCAGGGTAAGCCTCAGTAAGACCGAGGCACTGTGCTTTAGGGGTCCGAGATGGAGGCTTCCGCGGGGCGCATGCCTCCGAATCAACGGAGAAACCGTCGAGGTGAAGGCCCACATAAAATATCTGGGTCTTACCCTTGACGGTAGCTGGAAGTTCGAGGAACATTTCCGCCAAATGGCTCCTCGACTGGTAGGTGCAGCAGGAGCCCTCAGCCGGCTCCTACCAAACGTGGGGGGACCTGATGCCCCCTGCAGGCGACTGTTTGCAGGGGTCATCAGGAGCATGGCGCTATACGGGGCACCGATATGGGCCGGTGCCCTCACTGCCAGGACCAAATCCCTACTCCGGAAGCCCCAAAGGGTCATGGCGGTGAGGATGTGCCGGGCATACCGCACAGTGGGCTGGGCGGCGGCCTGCGCTTTGGCCGGCACCCCTCCCTGGGAGATTGAGGCAGAGATGCTGGCCGAAGCGTACCGAGTGCGCTGCGAGAGGAGAGATCACGGTGAGGTCTCCCTGGCCCCTCAGGAGCTGGTGAGAGACCGAGAACTCGGGAAGGAACGAGTCATGGAGCGCTGGGTGGATGAACTAGCAGATGCTGAATACGGCATCCGAACCATTGAAGCCATCCGCCCAGTGCTCCTAGAATGGTGCAAGAGGAGCCACGGGGCCCTCACGTTCCGCCTTGTGCAGGTGCTGTCCGGACACGGTTGCTTCGGGCGGTACCTTCACAGGGTGGCGGGAAGGGAGATGACGCCATCATGCCATGAGTGCGGCGCCGGTGAGGATACGGCACAGCACACTCTCGAGGTGTGCCCTGCCTGGTCGGACCGGCGCCGCAACCTTGCGGCGGAAATTGGCGGTGACCTCTCGCTTCCCAGCGTCATAAATGCAATGCTGGGGAGCGAGAGTTCCTGGGAGGCTGTCTCCTCCTTCTGCGAAGAGGTAATTTCACAGAAGGAGGAAAGGGAGCGGGAGC CAGGGGACAACGGGGATGCAGAGGCGGTGGGTCCGCTCCCG ATCGCCGAACGTAAAAGTGTGCCATTGCGCGACTGCCACGTGCACCTCATAAGGCAGAAATCGCCAAACACCTCAAACCAAGAGCCCGAACTGAGGGCAAACACAAGCTCTGACGTCAGCTTTGCTTCCCAGGGGACCGGAGGTCGTGAGTCCTCTGGTAAAAGCAAGCTTGAAAATATTCCGGAGGGAGCTGAGCGGGTGAAGCAGAAGCGGAAGAGATTCCGCCCTGCTTCATCCGTGCTCAGCTCAAGCGATGAAGAGTCGACAGGTCTCTCAGCTGAGGGACAAAAACCACAGACGAGAGGAAGAGGTCGCCCGCCTACAACAGGCAAATACGCAGGCCTAGCCAAGGCGAAAGAGGCGTACAATCGTGCCCTGCGAGAGGAGCTCCGTCTGAAAGCGGAGCTTGAGGTCCAGGACATGCAGATCAAGACCAGGCAGGGGTACCAGAGAGGCATTTCTGGGAGGAATGATCCGGAGGGCACCTCGGCTAACAAAGACCTTGGCCAGCAGGTAACCGACAGCGTGGCCATCATAAACAAGGTCGCGGTTACCTCTAAAAACCTATCTGGAGGCTATATTAAATGCCTGAAAGATGCGGCTGCTGCAATTGCTGATGCCTTCTCGGAGCTCAGCAAGCGCACAGCCACTGATGAGACGGCTCGGCTGCAGGCTGACAACAATCGGCTGCAAGCCGAGGTGGCCAGTCTCCGAAAGGAGCTGGCCGATCTTAAAAGGGACTTCGAGGGGATGCGGAAGCAGGGTAGTCCGCAACCCCCTCCTACCGGACACGTCGAGACGGAGCTGCCCCCTGCGCAGCCTCCCTCAACAAGAATTGAGGAAAGTCGAGGTGCGGGAAATCCAACAGCAATGGATATGGACACGCTGTGTCAAGCGGTTATGGCCCAAGTCGGGTCGTACCTGGACGCCCACCTGGCGGGCATCCAAGACCGGCTATTACCTGAGAGGGCCGTCCAACAAGCCGCGGAGGATGCTGCTTCTGGCCATGCCTCGGCTGGTCCGAGGCGGAAAAATGGAAGAAAAAAGAAGATAAAGAAGGCGGAAGGGGATAAACAACCACCCCCACTGCCCCCGCCGCTTCCGCCCCCCCGACCGCCCCCACCACCGGAAAAACCTGACAAGTGGACGAGGGTGGAAAAGAAAGGGAGGCGGAAGAAGtcgaaaaatcagaaaaagaagGAGGTCGACACTCCGAAAGGCAAACGTAAGAAGGGAGCCAACAAGCTCCGTCCGCCTCGCTCAGCAGCAGTCGTGATGACGCTGTTGGAGCCAAAGGCGACGGAAAGTGGGGCAGACTTTGGCTCAGTTCTTGCGGATGCCAAAAGGAAGGTAAGACTGGAGGATCTGGGCATCTCTGGCCTCCGTCTGAGAAAAGCCCAAACCGGGGCATATATCATGGAGATACCCGGTACGACAAGTGGTGACAAGGCTGATGCATTGGCCAAAAAACTTGTCGAGGTCACGGACCCAACTGTAGTACGAGTGTCCAGGCCCATCAAATGCGCTGAATTGCGTATTTCGGGCCTAGACGAGTCCGTTCTGTCCACCGACGTAGTAACGGCGGTCGCTCACGTGGGGGGCTGCGCGGAGGCTGAGATTAGGCCCGGAGAGATCATATATGGTCGCTCTGGTCTGGGAACAGTATGGCTGCGCTGTCCTGTTCCGGCGGCTAAAAAGGTGGTAGAGGCGGGAAGGCTGCTGGTGGGCTGGGTGTCGGCGCAGGTCAAGCTGCTCGATGCCCGCCCCCTGCGCTGCTTCCGCTGCCTCGAGGTGGGCCACGTGAAGGCGAAGTGCAAGGCGGCGGTGGATCGCAGCCTGCTTTGCTACCGCTGCGGATGTCCTGGCCACGTGGCAAGCGCATGTGCAGCAGCACCACATTGCGTTTTGTGCGCGGAGGCCGGGTTAGCGGCTAATCACAAGGTGGGTAGCAAGGCGTGCAACCCACAAAAATCCAAGAAGGGCAAAACTGATAAGGGACCACAATCCGCTTCACAGCCAAACACCCAGAAGGGCAGCACATCCGAGCCCAGGGCCGAGGAGGAAGGAATGGTAACCGAGTGA